One region of Candidatus Saccharibacteria bacterium genomic DNA includes:
- a CDS encoding MscL family protein, with translation MGKTSNVKGFADFVREQGVVGLAVGLAIGVAAGTAVKEIVDQFINPLVGYILGGADLAKLKWNTGLSRGGEDLVFGWGAILGAIITLLATAFVVYQLVHLAKLDRIDKKKD, from the coding sequence ATGGGAAAAACCAGTAACGTAAAGGGATTCGCAGATTTTGTACGGGAGCAGGGTGTAGTAGGTTTGGCAGTTGGTCTAGCTATTGGTGTTGCAGCAGGTACCGCAGTTAAGGAAATTGTTGACCAATTTATTAATCCACTTGTTGGATACATTCTCGGCGGCGCCGATTTGGCTAAGCTGAAATGGAATACCGGTCTTAGTCGAGGCGGTGAAGACCTTGTTTTTGGCTGGGGTGCTATATTGGGTGCCATCATAACACTACTCGCAACAGCTTTTGTGGTATACCAGCTTGTTCACCTTGCTAAACTTGACCGTATAGATAAGAAAAAGGACTAA
- a CDS encoding GNAT family N-acetyltransferase, with amino-acid sequence MFLNFENSELQLVPYDPKYQPSFASLVNDSHSEFGFALNPSLDQDLSQPEAFYRNIWVLVYDDKVVGSVALKSDTIDEVVLKRMYLRPPFRGKGFGNLLLRTALAEAKEAGFHKITLDTNRKQLSAQRTYEAAGFKLTKEDGEVMFYELDLSSRDV; translated from the coding sequence ATGTTTCTCAACTTTGAAAATTCAGAGCTTCAGCTCGTACCGTACGACCCTAAATATCAGCCAAGTTTTGCAAGCCTGGTAAACGATAGCCATAGTGAGTTTGGGTTTGCGCTCAATCCTAGCCTCGATCAAGATTTGTCCCAACCTGAAGCATTTTATCGTAATATTTGGGTCTTGGTTTATGACGACAAAGTAGTAGGCTCAGTGGCACTCAAAAGTGACACAATTGACGAGGTTGTTCTAAAGCGGATGTACTTAAGGCCACCATTTCGTGGCAAGGGTTTCGGGAACCTACTGCTACGTACTGCTCTAGCAGAGGCCAAAGAAGCTGGCTTCCATAAAATAACATTGGATACCAATCGCAAGCAACTAAGTGCACAAAGAACATATGAAGCGGCCGGTTTTAAACTTACAAAAGAAGACGGCGAAGTAATGTTTTACGAGCTAGATTTAAGCTCAAGAGATGTGTAG